Proteins from one Deltaproteobacteria bacterium genomic window:
- the dusB gene encoding tRNA dihydrouridine synthase DusB, with translation MKIGSLVLDNQLILAPMAGITQLPFRRLAKEAGCALVVTEMVSSNGLVHGGQKTFEFLKSHPAERPISAQIFGADPSVMKEAGQIAQAHGADLVDINLGCSVRKVVRQGAGVALMREPRRLESILKAVRKAVSLPLTVKIRSGWDPSGDQAMTVSRIAEDSGVDAVAIHPRTAVQGFGGRADWSLIGRMKDGLSIPVIGNGDIRKPEDLLTMLRQTACDAVMIGRAAVGNPWIFTQALDLINGRHPEVPDLSARLRVILRYLKYAVDHFGEARAVRMMRSHLAWFVKGLPRCSAFRIAIVRLKSRQEMIDAVCTYFQELQTMGVET, from the coding sequence ATGAAAATCGGGAGCTTAGTTTTAGACAATCAGCTCATTCTGGCTCCCATGGCCGGAATCACCCAACTCCCTTTTCGACGGTTGGCCAAAGAAGCAGGATGTGCCCTTGTTGTGACTGAAATGGTCAGCTCGAACGGTCTTGTTCACGGTGGGCAGAAGACCTTTGAATTTCTCAAAAGTCATCCTGCAGAGCGCCCCATTTCAGCCCAGATATTTGGGGCAGACCCCAGTGTGATGAAGGAGGCTGGCCAAATTGCCCAGGCCCATGGCGCAGATTTAGTCGACATCAATTTGGGTTGTTCAGTCCGAAAGGTAGTGCGACAGGGAGCGGGAGTGGCTTTGATGCGTGAACCGAGACGGCTTGAGTCGATTTTAAAGGCAGTGCGCAAGGCGGTGAGCTTGCCCCTAACAGTTAAGATCCGCTCGGGTTGGGACCCTTCCGGAGATCAGGCCATGACAGTCTCTCGTATTGCCGAAGACTCCGGGGTGGATGCTGTGGCCATTCATCCCAGGACCGCCGTGCAAGGGTTTGGCGGCAGGGCCGATTGGTCATTGATTGGCCGGATGAAAGATGGTCTCTCCATTCCGGTTATAGGCAATGGTGACATCCGCAAGCCGGAGGACTTGCTAACAATGCTGCGGCAAACCGCTTGCGACGCGGTAATGATCGGCAGAGCCGCCGTGGGAAATCCGTGGATCTTTACCCAGGCCCTTGATCTGATTAACGGGCGTCATCCCGAGGTCCCCGATCTATCCGCACGCCTTCGAGTGATATTGCGTTATCTTAAATATGCCGTAGATCATTTTGGAGAAGCACGGGCGGTGCGAATGATGCGAAGCCATCTTGCCTGGTTTGTCAAAGGTCTTCCAAGGTGCAGCGCTTTTAGAATTGCTATTGTCCGTCTGAAATCTCGGCAGGAAATGATAGATGCGGTTTGCACATATTTTCAAGAGCTGCAGACCATGGGCGTTGAAACTTGA
- a CDS encoding HNH endonuclease, whose protein sequence is MNSLTIDTDEIAINIERRKARELRQSQWWKRQLARGRCYYCGKSFPSHALTMDHMVPLARGGKSKKGNVVPACKECNNKKKYLLPVEWEAYLESITENSS, encoded by the coding sequence TTGAATTCTCTTACTATCGACACAGACGAGATTGCCATCAACATAGAGCGGCGGAAGGCCAGAGAGTTAAGACAGTCGCAGTGGTGGAAGCGCCAACTGGCCCGTGGCCGTTGTTATTACTGCGGCAAATCCTTTCCGTCCCATGCGCTCACCATGGATCACATGGTGCCTCTAGCCCGAGGCGGCAAATCCAAGAAAGGCAATGTGGTCCCTGCGTGCAAGGAGTGTAACAACAAGAAGAAATACTTGCTTCCTGTTGAGTGGGAGGCATATCTGGAGTCTATTACCGAAAATAGTTCCTAA
- a CDS encoding DEAD/DEAH box helicase: protein MTAPIVETKEVPFTEFDLPEEILKGIDTAGFKSCTPIQALSLPLTLKGQDIAAQAQTGTGKTAAFLITIFHRLLRQPAPKGPGPYALVIAPTRELALQICEEAKILGSHTDFSVLPVFGGVDYVKQEMALRQGVDIVVATPGRLIDYMKQKVFSPKNVRIAVIDEADRLFDMGFIRDLRFILRRLPRHNKRQSMLFSATLSFAVMELAYEHMNNTEEVFADREKITVEEIDQVLYHVGNNVKLNLLLGLLKRETWNRILIFANTRTCVDMLARKLKGNGFSAVGITGTVHQKQRLKIMQQFKAGQIKILVATDVASRGIHVEDIDIVINYDIPQDCEDYVHRIGRTGRAGKAGRAITLACEKYVYYLEAVEKFIGEKIEVRWAEDDWYEQDRAKPSRQTRKKPASRRPRPSDRSKKRLAPAKGKRPVPKRSKA from the coding sequence ATGACAGCTCCAATTGTTGAGACCAAAGAAGTCCCGTTTACCGAATTTGATCTTCCTGAAGAAATCCTAAAGGGCATTGATACGGCAGGGTTCAAGTCGTGCACGCCCATTCAGGCCCTTTCCTTGCCTCTTACCCTCAAAGGGCAAGACATAGCGGCCCAGGCCCAGACTGGTACGGGTAAGACAGCCGCGTTTCTCATCACGATCTTCCATCGCCTTTTGAGACAACCAGCGCCAAAAGGTCCTGGCCCTTACGCACTGGTCATTGCCCCCACCCGCGAACTTGCCCTTCAAATCTGTGAGGAGGCCAAAATACTGGGAAGTCATACTGACTTTTCAGTGTTGCCGGTCTTTGGTGGCGTTGACTACGTGAAACAGGAAATGGCTCTTCGCCAAGGAGTTGATATAGTCGTGGCCACGCCGGGTCGTCTAATTGACTACATGAAACAAAAGGTCTTCAGCCCCAAAAATGTTCGTATCGCGGTCATTGATGAAGCGGACCGACTCTTTGACATGGGCTTCATAAGAGACCTCCGCTTCATTCTGAGACGACTGCCTCGTCACAACAAAAGGCAGTCCATGCTTTTTTCTGCCACCCTCTCATTTGCGGTGATGGAGTTGGCCTACGAACACATGAACAACACGGAAGAAGTCTTTGCAGATCGCGAAAAGATCACCGTGGAAGAGATCGACCAGGTCTTGTACCATGTCGGGAACAACGTAAAGCTAAATCTTTTGCTCGGCCTCCTAAAACGCGAGACATGGAACCGCATCCTGATTTTTGCCAATACGCGAACCTGTGTCGACATGCTTGCCCGCAAACTGAAAGGCAATGGCTTTTCCGCCGTTGGCATCACCGGAACAGTTCATCAGAAACAAAGATTGAAGATCATGCAACAGTTCAAGGCCGGCCAGATTAAGATCTTGGTGGCCACAGACGTTGCATCCCGTGGCATCCATGTTGAAGATATCGACATCGTCATCAATTACGACATCCCTCAGGACTGTGAAGACTATGTCCACCGGATCGGACGGACCGGCCGAGCCGGCAAGGCAGGCAGAGCCATTACCCTTGCGTGTGAAAAATACGTGTACTATCTGGAGGCTGTCGAGAAATTTATTGGAGAAAAGATAGAAGTCAGATGGGCTGAGGATGATTGGTACGAACAAGACCGAGCAAAACCGTCCCGGCAAACACGCAAAAAGCCCGCGTCACGACGTCCCAGGCCATCGGACCGATCAAAGAAGAGACTCGCGCCGGCAAAAGGGAAACGGCCAGTGCCAAAACGTTCAAAGGCTTAA
- a CDS encoding glutathione synthase, with protein sequence MILSFHPNIVAHDNILCAGRLPNDEDRAAIRRAEAIIVSQGCSEILYRMCRKYCPHVFPTYDVRFDFPGKLGQARLFKKMGAPFPLTYSFDDIASYDDREGQKNALSFPCVFKFDWGGEGEEVFLLETEQALERVLERARRMEQAGQKGFVLQEYISCGGRSLRVVIIGDQLFSYWRRQQDASEFLTNLKAGGVIDHESDPDLQEAGKEAVRDFCSKTGINLAGIDLIFPHDEKGATSFFLEINYFFGRRGLGGSLEYYDLLDKAVGLWLKNIGLGLGQK encoded by the coding sequence ATGATCCTCTCCTTTCATCCTAACATTGTGGCCCACGATAACATCTTGTGCGCTGGCCGGCTGCCAAATGATGAAGACCGAGCCGCCATTCGCCGGGCAGAGGCCATCATCGTATCCCAGGGATGCAGTGAAATCCTGTACAGGATGTGTCGCAAGTATTGCCCCCACGTTTTTCCAACCTATGATGTTCGCTTTGATTTTCCTGGAAAACTCGGCCAAGCCAGGTTGTTTAAAAAAATGGGCGCGCCTTTTCCCCTCACCTATTCCTTTGACGACATAGCTTCCTACGATGACCGTGAAGGACAGAAGAATGCTTTGAGTTTTCCTTGCGTTTTCAAGTTTGACTGGGGCGGGGAAGGGGAGGAGGTGTTTTTGCTCGAAACAGAGCAGGCCTTGGAAAGGGTCCTTGAAAGGGCCAGACGCATGGAACAGGCTGGCCAGAAGGGTTTTGTGCTTCAGGAATACATTTCGTGTGGGGGGCGGAGCCTGCGAGTTGTTATCATTGGAGACCAGTTGTTCAGCTACTGGCGCCGGCAACAAGATGCTTCTGAATTTCTCACAAACCTGAAGGCCGGAGGGGTCATTGATCATGAGTCCGACCCGGACCTTCAAGAAGCAGGCAAGGAGGCTGTCAGGGATTTTTGTTCAAAGACCGGGATTAATCTTGCAGGCATTGACCTTATCTTTCCGCACGACGAAAAAGGAGCCACCTCCTTTTTTCTCGAGATCAACTACTTTTTCGGAAGACGGGGCCTGGGAGGATCTCTTGAGTATTACGATCTGCTGGATAAGGCAGTGGGGCTTTGGCTCAAGAACATCGGGTTAGGGCTGGGTCAGAAATAA